The genomic DNA GACCGCGACGGGCGTCGCGCCGTCGAAGTCTTCATGCAGGCGTATTTCCGGCACGCCACTGCCGTGGGTGACATCACCCGCATTTTCCTGACCAAGCTCGAGGATATGCACGTCAAATCCGAACCGCTTCTGGAGCGGATTTTCCGCCGCAGACCGCGCATCAAACAGGGCTACGAGGTCGTTCACAATCGTATTTCGATCAAGGACGACACCGCGTTCCTGTCCGAGCCACTGAACCTGTTGCGCCTGTTCGAGGAAGCCCTGCGCACGGGGATGCTGATCCACCCCGATGCCATGCGCACCGTCAAGGCGAACCTGCATCTGATTGATGATGATCTGCGCAACAACGCCGAGGCGCAGCGCCTGTTTCTCGATCTTCTGCTGAAGCACGGCAATCCGGAACGCGCCTTGCGGCGGATGAACGAACTGGGCGTACTGTCAGCGTTCATTCCGGAGTTCGAGCCGATCGTCGCGATGATGCAGTTCAACATGTACCATAGCTATACCGTCGACGAGCATACGATCCAGACCATTGCCAACCTTGCGATGATCGAGAAGTCCGAGCTGGAAGAAGAGCTGCCTGTGGCCTCCTCGATCCTGCAAAAAGGTGTAAACCGGAAGGTTCTTTATGTCGCCTTGCTGCTGCACGACATCGGCAAGGGCCGCCGCGAGGACCACTCGATCCTTGGTGCGCAAATCGCCCGCAAGGTTGCGCCGCGTTTAGGATTGAAACAGGACGAGGTCGATACCGTTGAATGGCTGGTGCGCTACCACTTGCTGATGTCGGATATGGCGCAAAAACGCGATATTGCAGACCCCCGCACGGTGCGCGATTTCGCCAAGGCTGTGCAGACGGTCAAGCGATTGGACCTGCTGTGCGTCCTTACCGTATGCGACATTCGCGGGGTTGGTCCGAATACGTGGAACAACTGGAAAGCCGTGTTGATCCGGGCGCTTTATCGCCAGACCGAGCGGGCGCTTGAAACGGGACTGGAGGATCTCAACCGGCAGAACCGTGGCGCAGAAGCCAAGACGACACTGCGCAAGGCTTTGGCGGATTGGCCCCAAAAGGCCCTCAAAATTGAAACGGCGCGTCATTATGATCCCTATTGGCAGGGCCTGCACGTCACCGCGCATGTGACATTCGCCAACCTGCTGCGTGATATCGAACAGGGCGATATACGGATTGACCTGCATCCGGACGAAGATCGCGATGCCACGCGCGCGTGCTTTGTGATGGAAGATCACCCCGGCATCTTTACGCGCCTTACGGGTGCGCTGGCGCTGGTTGGCGCCAATGTCGTCGACGCCCGCAGCTATACCACCAAGGACGGATACGTCACCGACGCGTTCTGGATACAAGATTCCGAGGGCAACGCCTATGAGGCAAGCAAGCTGCCACGCCTGCGCCAGATGATTGAAAAGATCCTGCGCGGCGAAGTCATCGCCCGCGAAGCGCTGAAATCCCGCGACAAGGTGAAGAAACGGGAAAAAGCGTTCCGCGTGCCGACATCGATCACCTTCGACAATGACGGGTCCGAAATCTATACCATCATCGAGGTCGATACCCGGGATCGCCCCGGCCTGCTCTATGATCTGGCGCGGGCCCTTGCGGCATCCAACGTCTACATCGCCAATGCCGTAATCGCGACATACGGCGAGCAGGTCGTCGATACCTTCTACGTCAAGGACATGTTCGGGCTGAAGTACCACAGCGCCTCGAAACAGCGTACTTTGGAAAAGCGGTTGCGTCAGGCGATCAGCGAAGGTGTCGAACGCGCCGACGTTTGACCCCTATGCCGCTGCGCCGTTTCGCCCTACGTTTGGCGGAACACCAGCCAAAGGCGCGTCCCCCCTGTGAGCCTCAGCCGTAACATCGCACTCTATCCGTGGCTCAAGTTCTGTCACAGTTTGCTGTTCTGGCAGGCGATCTGGTTTTTATATTTTCAGGACACCCTGTCAGGCGCCCAGGCCATCGCGCTCTACGCCGTCTACGATATTGCAACCACGGTGCTCGAGGTGCCTTCCGGCTACATGTCCGACAGACTGGGCCGCAGGGTTACGATCATTGCGGGGTCAATTGCGGGGCTGGTCGGTGCCGCACTTATCGGATTTGCCGATGTGTTCTGGCTCTTTGTCGTCGCACAGTGTTGTATCGGCGCATCCAGTGCCTTCATGTCCGGCACGGACAGCGCGCTTCTTTACGAATCTCTTGAGGCAGACGGTCGCAATGCCGAGGTGGAAGCGCAGGAGTTGCGGGCGTGGCGGTTTACCTTCAGCGGCTTTGCGTTGTCGGGGATAACCGGCGGAGCGATGGCGCTTTGGGCACCCACCCTGCCGTTCTTCGCCACAACGCTGGCTTTTGTCGCCGCTACCGCCATCGCACTGCAACTGCGCGAGCCCCCAAGGTCGGCCCCCGTGTCCGAAGCGGCACGGCTGCAGACGCTCAAGCGCGCCTTGGTACATCCAGTCCTGCTGTGGTTTCTGGCACTGGCGATGCTCATGTACGGGTTCAGCCACCTGCCCTTTGTGTTTGGCCAGCCTTTCATTCTCACCGCTCTCGATCAGGTGGGGCT from Sulfitobacter sp. S190 includes the following:
- a CDS encoding [protein-PII] uridylyltransferase, whose protein sequence is MPAKTDTRSGAAHAPRLIAPPADIFDGAAVAAAISAADPSDRQALRTAATDALRAAQKTGRETIAAAFAAAPFDAATMTVSYTFLTDQMVKTTLDVATRLMFPTPPGERLSVIGVGGYGRGEMAPFSDVDLLFLTPAKITPWAEQVIEAMLYILWDLKLKVGHSSRTIRDCVRLGSEDFTIQTALLEHRYVGGDTRLAIELDEALKKDLFSGSGREFIEAKLNERDSRHLKQGQRYVVEPNVKEGKGGLRDLQSLFWIAKYIHGVEHSADLVREGVFRAEEYDTFNAAENFLWAVRGHLHLLTRRATEQLTFDMQVQVAEAMGYEDRDGRRAVEVFMQAYFRHATAVGDITRIFLTKLEDMHVKSEPLLERIFRRRPRIKQGYEVVHNRISIKDDTAFLSEPLNLLRLFEEALRTGMLIHPDAMRTVKANLHLIDDDLRNNAEAQRLFLDLLLKHGNPERALRRMNELGVLSAFIPEFEPIVAMMQFNMYHSYTVDEHTIQTIANLAMIEKSELEEELPVASSILQKGVNRKVLYVALLLHDIGKGRREDHSILGAQIARKVAPRLGLKQDEVDTVEWLVRYHLLMSDMAQKRDIADPRTVRDFAKAVQTVKRLDLLCVLTVCDIRGVGPNTWNNWKAVLIRALYRQTERALETGLEDLNRQNRGAEAKTTLRKALADWPQKALKIETARHYDPYWQGLHVTAHVTFANLLRDIEQGDIRIDLHPDEDRDATRACFVMEDHPGIFTRLTGALALVGANVVDARSYTTKDGYVTDAFWIQDSEGNAYEASKLPRLRQMIEKILRGEVIAREALKSRDKVKKREKAFRVPTSITFDNDGSEIYTIIEVDTRDRPGLLYDLARALAASNVYIANAVIATYGEQVVDTFYVKDMFGLKYHSASKQRTLEKRLRQAISEGVERADV
- a CDS encoding MFS transporter; this translates as MSLSRNIALYPWLKFCHSLLFWQAIWFLYFQDTLSGAQAIALYAVYDIATTVLEVPSGYMSDRLGRRVTIIAGSIAGLVGAALIGFADVFWLFVVAQCCIGASSAFMSGTDSALLYESLEADGRNAEVEAQELRAWRFTFSGFALSGITGGAMALWAPTLPFFATTLAFVAATAIALQLREPPRSAPVSEAARLQTLKRALVHPVLLWFLALAMLMYGFSHLPFVFGQPFILTALDQVGLGAEAPLVSGAVSSAMMLVSVAVSLVAVRLKERVGIRTMLLGAFALQVALVGALTVTTSALAIAVLLLRMVPNALSQPFILARIQPLLHGESRATYLSLQSLAGKLLFAATLFAAAGTAADAGALPSADLQRILGWYAIAGMICLLLLAIGARRVTLDVQKTE